Proteins co-encoded in one Kribbella solani genomic window:
- a CDS encoding nucleotidyltransferase domain-containing protein translates to MDIALELVHELYPDARAAWLGGSVVRGDAGPGSDLDVTVLLDGPPAPRRKSLMYGGWPVELFVHTEKSLRYFADKDRERHQPTMMRLVGESVVLVDTDGSGARLQAEYLAEVAAGPRALSTDELNLLRYTITDLLNDLPGAAPDVRLAIRSTLWQEAARLLLLGAGHWAGTSKGLLREVTRYDATHNTTHATALIEGLRADDNQLAHEADTILAAYGGRLFAGFELAAPELPE, encoded by the coding sequence ATGGACATTGCGCTGGAACTCGTACACGAGCTCTACCCCGACGCCCGGGCGGCTTGGCTTGGCGGGAGTGTGGTGCGGGGAGATGCGGGGCCTGGGTCCGACTTGGATGTCACCGTGCTGCTGGACGGACCACCGGCGCCACGACGGAAGTCGCTGATGTACGGCGGGTGGCCGGTGGAGTTGTTCGTACACACCGAGAAGTCGTTGCGGTACTTTGCCGACAAGGACCGGGAGCGGCACCAGCCGACGATGATGCGACTGGTCGGGGAATCCGTGGTTCTGGTGGACACCGACGGCTCTGGCGCACGGCTGCAGGCGGAGTACCTGGCCGAGGTCGCGGCTGGTCCACGTGCGCTGTCCACCGACGAGCTGAATCTCCTTCGGTACACGATCACCGACCTACTGAACGACCTACCCGGAGCCGCGCCAGACGTCCGGCTGGCCATCAGATCAACCCTCTGGCAGGAGGCAGCCCGCCTGCTACTACTAGGCGCCGGCCACTGGGCCGGCACCAGCAAAGGCCTACTACGCGAGGTCACCCGCTACGACGCCACCCACAACACCACCCACGCGACCGCCCTGATCGAAGGCCTAAGAGCCGACGACAACCAACTAGCCCACGAGGCAGACACCATCCTGGCCGCGTACGGCGGGCGGCTGTTCGCCGGGTTTGAGCTGGCGGCTCCGGAGCTACCCGAGTAG
- a CDS encoding sigma-70 family RNA polymerase sigma factor: MARVRAGESAAYGELVNRHAPVAKRTAVFLGAGADADDVVQEAFVKAYRGLAGFRDGAPFRPWLLRIVANETRNLMRTRGRRSRREELAAPLDVVLDPAEEAVSLERRTELLSAVRALPEPMRLVVTCRYLLDLDEAETAAVLGWPRGTVKSRLHRALGRLREALPDKEVQR; this comes from the coding sequence GTGGCTCGGGTACGCGCCGGGGAGTCCGCCGCGTACGGCGAGCTGGTGAACCGGCACGCCCCGGTGGCGAAGCGGACGGCCGTGTTCCTGGGCGCGGGCGCCGACGCGGACGACGTGGTCCAGGAGGCGTTCGTCAAGGCGTACCGAGGGCTGGCCGGCTTCCGGGACGGTGCGCCGTTCCGGCCGTGGTTGCTCCGGATCGTCGCCAATGAGACGCGGAACCTGATGCGTACGCGCGGGCGGCGGTCGCGGCGGGAGGAGCTGGCGGCGCCACTGGATGTCGTCCTGGACCCGGCGGAGGAGGCGGTGTCGCTGGAGCGGCGGACCGAGCTGTTGAGTGCGGTACGGGCGCTACCGGAGCCGATGAGGCTGGTGGTGACGTGCAGGTACTTGCTGGATCTCGATGAGGCCGAGACCGCTGCGGTGCTCGGTTGGCCGCGTGGAACGGTCAAGTCGCGGCTGCACCGGGCACTGGGACGGCTCCGCGAGGCACTGCCGGACAAGGAGGTGCAGCGATGA